The Brevundimonas vesicularis genome includes the window CCGGATCCCGATCATGCTCGAACTGAACATCCTCGCCGTCCAGAACGCGGACGTCCTGCGCGCCCTAGCCACGCCGGCGGGCCGCCGGACAATCCCGTCGATCAGCGCCCTGGCGGCTTTGATCGGCCGCGACCACTCCAACCTCAGCAAGACGCTGAAAGGGATGGAGGGGGCGGGCCTGCTGCTCGCCGAGCCGATTGCCAATGGCCTCACTCCGGACGGCCTGTTGCAGCTCGAGGCCATCAACCGCGCCGAAACCGCGGAGGGCGGGGAGGGCCTTCCGGACGGCCTGCTGGCGCTGCGCCACGACCAGATCCTGCCCGATCCGGACAACGCCCGTCAGGACTGGACCAGTGACGAGGCGAAGGATGAGCTGGACGCCCTGCGCGCCGACATCGTCAAGAACGGCCTGCTTCAGAACCTGGTCGTGCGCCCCATGGCCGATGACGACCTCCAGGATGCGACGATCACCGTTGTCACCCCGGCCGGCGAACAGACCCTGCCGCGCTATCGCCTGGTCGCCGGCGAACGCCGCTGGCGCGCCATTGGCGAGGCGATCAGCGATGGCGATTGGGAACCGGAAGAGCCGATCCTGGCCCGCCTGCTGGACCGCGACGCCAAGGAAACCCGCTTCGCCGCCATCGCCGAGAACCTGCTGCGTCGCAAGCTGAACCCGATCGAGAAGGCCAAGGGTTTCGAGCAGCTGGCGGAACTGGGCTTCGAGAACAAGCTGATCGCCGAACGCCTCGGCTACACCCCCGAACACGTCCAGCAGCACCGCCGCTTCCTGAAGCTGGACGAGGCCGATCAGCAGCGGATGACCCTGCCGCGCGACGACCCCAAACACCTGTCGGTGCGCGACGCCCGCCAGAAGCTGACGGCGAAGGACGCAAGGGATGCGGCATGGCGACCGGGCAATCTGCCGCCAGAGCAGCAACTCGTCATCGCCGAGATCGCGGTCGCGATGCGAAAGCACTCGACCTATCTCGGTTCATCTCTCGCCGTTGGTCCGGCCGCCCGCGACGATCAGGCCGTCGCTAGCCTTCGAACCGCCGGCATACTTCAGATTTCGGACAAGCCAGCTGAGTGGGGGAGCGCCGCCGGCCACTTCACTGTGTCATTCCCGAACTGGGCGATTGGCGACGCCTGTCGCACCGCCTGGGCCGATCTCTTTGTTGATGATGAAGCCAAGCGTCATGCATCCCTTCAGTTCCGGCAGAAAGGTTGGGCGGGCCGCAGCAGCGAAGGCGCAAACTATCTGACAGAATGGCTCAATGGGCCGTTCGACATGACGCCTGAGGGGCAGGCGATCCTTGATCGTCAAGCCGCCAATCAGAAGGCTCATGAACAACAGGCCGCCCAACGCGCCGCTGAAGCAGCTGAAGCCGCCGCACGGTTCGCCGCCATTCGCCAAAAGCATTTGGAAGCCCTCAACGCCGCCGCCGCCGCACCGCCGAAGGATCTGAAAGCCGCGACCGTCGAAGCCACGGCCGCGATCGACAACCCTCTGCCCTGGACTTTGCTCGACAACGGCGAAGTCATCGACGCCAACGGCGAGCAGCTCAATCATCTCGATATCTGGAACCCCGACGATCGTGAGACGACATTCCTTCAGGTGATCGTCGTGGCCGTGAACTCAGCCGCAGGCTTGGCGACGCCACCGATCAAGTCGGCAGAGGCCCATCAGTCGGAGATGGAAGCGCGTCGCGACGCAGAAGCGCTGGCCGAAGATAGCCGGGACGAGGCCGCCTGATGCGCCCGCCCTCAGTCGACGTGGTCGAGAACATTGCTGGAGAACTGGACGAAGCCGAGGCGAAAGCCTGGGACAGCCTCGCCCGCTACAAGTTCTGGATGTTTGGGTATTGGGCCGCGATCTGGGTTCATCTGAACCGGGCTGGCCAGTTTCGCCGGCCGAACCCGTTCCTTGAACTGGTGAAGTTCGCCCGCGCGCGATCGGCCACCACCACGCTGTCAAACATCAAGGCGGCCGCCTGATGCGCCCGCCTTGGATCGAAGGCGTCGCCCTGCTGGCCGCCCACAACCTCCCGACCCCTGCACCCCGCAACCTGTATCGCCGGAGATACCGCATGTCCCACGACGTCCGCTTCGCCATCCTGACGGCGAACCCCGCCGACAAGCCGAAGGCCTTCCCCGATCTGGAGGCCTTGGCCCGCCACATCCAGCGCGAGCGCGGCCTACAGGCCCTTGAATTGGTCGAGGTCGAAGATCTCGAGATCGACGGCGACACCCAGAACCGCCGCGCCGTTTCCGTCTTCGCCCTGGACGCCGGCAACGACCGCGACCGCCTGATCGGCCACGCCTACCTCGACGGCAAGGGCCGCGACGTCCTGCAAGCCGCCCTGCGCCGCAACCGGCTGGTCATGGCCGACGACATGAAGGACGCGGCGTGATGACTGAGATCGACATCCCAACCGACAATATCCGCGTATCGTTCAAGGACGACATCGACCTGACCAAGCCTGTGGCGATGCTTCTCGCGGTTGCCAAAGACGGTGTTGAGCCGAACGTCTGGTATGCGCCGCAGGCTGACCGGCTAGCCCCGTCCCCCGAAACCGCCCGCTACTTGGAAGAGCGCGAGGCCGCGAGGGCGGAACAGTCGTCCCCCGAAGCCACCGCTAGACGACAGGCCCTGCGGGACGCCCGAAGCCTTATCGCCGCCGAGACCATACCGGCCGACGAATGGAAAGGCTGGGTCTGCGATGGCGAGGAAACTTACGCTGGCAGCGTCGAGGAGCTGGTCGAAAATCTCATCGATATCGGCGCCCCGTCGCCGAGTTATTGCTACGCCACGATCGCAAAGGGTTTCGACTTCGACCTGGAAGACGCCATCGAAAACTACCTCATGGACGAACACCATGAGGACGCGGAGTGCCGAGATCTCCCCAAGCTGATCGACTTCTTCAATGAGTGGAAGAAGACCGAGACAGTCACGACCTACTGGCCCGGCTCGACCGTCGTCGTCATCGACGCCACCCGCTTCGCTGAAGAGATCGCGGCAGCCAAGGCGTTGGTCGCCGAGGCGGAGGCCGCCCGATGACGCCGATGATCCCATCCAACCGCGACTTGGCGTTCGACGGCAATCTGACCCAGGCACGCTACGAACTGCACAAGGCGATCGACCGGGGAGGTGAGGCCGAACAAGCCGCCTGGAGCCGGAACTGGGGCGAAGCGGCGCTCACCCACGCTGAGGGC containing:
- a CDS encoding ParB N-terminal domain-containing protein, translating into MLELNILAVQNADVLRALATPAGRRTIPSISALAALIGRDHSNLSKTLKGMEGAGLLLAEPIANGLTPDGLLQLEAINRAETAEGGEGLPDGLLALRHDQILPDPDNARQDWTSDEAKDELDALRADIVKNGLLQNLVVRPMADDDLQDATITVVTPAGEQTLPRYRLVAGERRWRAIGEAISDGDWEPEEPILARLLDRDAKETRFAAIAENLLRRKLNPIEKAKGFEQLAELGFENKLIAERLGYTPEHVQQHRRFLKLDEADQQRMTLPRDDPKHLSVRDARQKLTAKDARDAAWRPGNLPPEQQLVIAEIAVAMRKHSTYLGSSLAVGPAARDDQAVASLRTAGILQISDKPAEWGSAAGHFTVSFPNWAIGDACRTAWADLFVDDEAKRHASLQFRQKGWAGRSSEGANYLTEWLNGPFDMTPEGQAILDRQAANQKAHEQQAAQRAAEAAEAAARFAAIRQKHLEALNAAAAAPPKDLKAATVEATAAIDNPLPWTLLDNGEVIDANGEQLNHLDIWNPDDRETTFLQVIVVAVNSAAGLATPPIKSAEAHQSEMEARRDAEALAEDSRDEAA